A single genomic interval of Melanotaenia boesemani isolate fMelBoe1 chromosome 4, fMelBoe1.pri, whole genome shotgun sequence harbors:
- the LOC121637851 gene encoding long-chain fatty acid transport protein 1-like: MNLMSCVILSLTVLGTVWLCSLPWLCTLLTGLGLFIAWMGSWKNIRIFLHTIKRDLLCLAIIVRVRFSMYRNLRNRSTIPALFAQIVTLHPDKPALIYEATGEVWSFKELQERCHAVANWALEQGWAEGDVVALYMENQPLVVALWLGLAMIGVEAALINHNLRQHSLLHSVSVCGARALVFGTETAKAVSEVTDSLQPGVVLFSSGNEEDEEKLCSAQVQSLNALLARSPTHPPAHKLKKGFNSRLFYIYTSGTTGMPKAAIVVHSRYFRITAFGFHAYGICRDDIIYNCLPLYHSAGTIMGVGQCLLFGVTVVIRRKFSASRFWDDCVKHNCTVIQYIGEICRYLLAQPIRPSETHHKVRVAIGNGLRPSVWEEFVQRFRIQRVGEFYGATECNCSLINIDGKVGSCGFSSRIMPSFYPIRLVRVKQDQRELLRDSQGLCIPCLPGEPGMLVGCINDTDPLRRFDGYADQDSTNQKIAHNVFKMGDSAYISGDVMVMDEYGYIYFKDRSGDTFRWRGENVSTTEVEGVLSGLLGHADVAVYGVSVPGVEGKAGMAAIAHSGSHLDLDVFLIAVQKALPSYARPVFLRLMPSVDTTGTFKIQKVRLQKEGYKPQDTKEQIYFLNTRAGCYEAVTDELYNAITKGKVSL, translated from the exons ATGAATCTGATGAGTTGTGTGATTTTGAGCCTCACTGTTTTGGGGACTGTGTGGTTGTGTTCCCTCCCTTGGCTCTGCACCCTGTTAACAGGGCTGGGACTCTTCATTGCATGGATGGGATCCTGGAAGAACATTCGTATTTTTCTGCACACCATCAAGAGAGATTTATT GTGTTTGGCTATCATTGTGCGGGTGAGGTTTTCTATGTATCGTAATCTGCGAAATAGAAGCACCATCCCTGCCTTATTTGCCCAGATCGTGACACTGCATCCAGATAAACCCGCTTTGATCTATGAGGCCACAGGAGAG GTTTGGAGTTTTAAGGAGCTGCAGGAGCGATGCCATGCTGTTGCTAATTGGGCTCTAGAACAGGGCTGGGCTGAGGGTGATGTTGTGGCTTTGTACATGGAAAACCAGCCTTTAGTGGTAGCTTTATGGCTGGGCCTGGCTATGATAGGTGTAGAGGCTGCTCTCATCAACCACAACCTTCGACAACACTCACTGTTGCACAGCGTCAGTGTGTGTGGTGCTCGGGCATTGGTATTTGGAACAGAAACGGCGAAAG CGGTATCAGAAGTGACTGACTCTTTGCAGCCCGGCGTGGTTTTGTTCAGCAGTGGtaatgaggaagatgaggagaagCTTTGCAGCGCTCAGGTTCAGAGTTTGAATGCCCTGCTGGCCCGTTCTCCCACACACCCGCCGGCCCACAAACTGAAGAAAGGATTTAACA GCAGACTTTTCTACATTTACACCTCTGGTACAACAGGAATGCCAAAGGCAGCGATAGTTGTGCACAGTCG GTACTTCCGAATTACTGCCTTTGGTTTTCATGCTTATGGCATATGTCGTGATGACATAATCTATAACTGTCTTCCCCTCTATCACTCTGCAG GTACCATCATGGGAGTAGGACAGTGTTTGCTGTTTGGTGTAACTGTTGTAATCAGGAGGAAGTTCTCAGCTAGTCGTTTCTGGGACGACTGCGTCAAACATAACTGCACT GTAATTCAGTATATAGGTGAAATCTGCCGTTATCTGTTGGCCCAGCCTATTCGTCCATCTGAGACTCATCACAAGGTTCGAGTTGCCATCGGTAACGGCCTCCGTCCATCTGTGTGGgaagagtttgtccagagattCAGAATCCAACGAGTTGGGGAATTTTATGGTGCAACTGAATGTAACTGCAGCCTGATCAACATTGATGGAAAG GTAGGATCGTGTGGCTTCAGTAGTCGCATCATGCCCAGCTTTTACCCCATCAGACTAgtcagggtgaagcaggatcaGCGAGAGTTGCTCAGGGATTCACAAGGACTCTGTATACCCTGTCTGCCTG GGGAACCGGGCATGTTAGTGGGATGCATTAATGACACCGATCCGCTCAGAAGATTTGACGGCTATGCTGATCAGGATTCAACCAATCAAAAAATAGCTCACAATGTATTCAAGATGGGAGACTCTGCTTATATCTCAG GTGATGTGATGGTGATGGATGAATATGGCTACATATATTTCAAGGACCGCAGCGGAGACACATTTCGATGGCGGGGGGAGAATGTTTCTACCACGGAGGTGGAGGGGGTCCTCAGTGGCCTGCTGGGGCATGCTGATGTAGCTGTCTATGGGGTGTCTGTACCAG GTGTTGAAGGAAAAGCAGGTATGGCAGCTATAGCTCATTCAGGAAGCCATTTGGACCTTGATGTATTCTTGATTGCTGTACAAAAAGCCCTTCCCTCCTATGCACGGCCTGTCTTCCTGCGACTCATGCCATCTGTTGACACCACAG GTACTTTCAAAATTCAGAAGGTTCGTCTGCAGAAGGAAGGATATAAACCACAAGACACGAAGGAACAGATCTATTTTCTAAACACTCGTGCTGGATGTTATGAGGCTGTTACTGATGAACTATATAACGCCATTACAAAGGGTAAAGTGTCACTAtga
- the LOC121637860 gene encoding zinc-binding protein A33-like yields the protein MKKEFEKFHQFLRQEEAARLLALRLEKEEKISKAEERIAKMNQVIKSLEEKIQLIEGELDAGGDGTEFLQHYQDTMSSTWINHMMPQKLCRPLLDVAKHLGNLLYAVWEKIKHIAPYTPVTLDPRTAGQSLRVSPELNRVQITSGPLLESEKDIDEIFPVPANPERFHHTSCILTKEGFTTGEHSWDIEVGNINNWTLGVAAQSVPRRGEFEVCPEAGLWCISLQDGEYRALTSPTKILNFDNSHHLSKVHVRLDCDGGMLEFRNADTGVLIFTFTHCFAEIVYPYFESIYVGGSLAVLAQEVNISLGSDYNSLEGTAIILEDQEMKSQSPSENNIVTDSNSTIKIDVGHLIEDKEAKAICPIRENTTKPSEKVNRLNNTTAIRKHIRKTRYNVTYHVSLNRALNNINNECATMNMATINKA from the exons ATGAAAAAAGAATTTGAGAAATTTCACCAGTTTCTGAGACAGGAGGAAGCAGCCAGGCTTCTTGCACTGAGGCtggaaaaggaggaaaagatTAGCAAGGCAGAGGAAAGAATAGCCAAGATGAATCAGGTGATAAAATCTTTGGAGGAGAAGATCCAACTGATTGAAGGGGAGCTCGATGCTGGAGGAGACGGAACTGAATTTTTACAG CATTACCAAGACACAATGAGCAG CACATGGATAAATCACATGATGCCACAGAAATTGTGCAGACCTCTACTTGATGTGGCGAAACACTTGGGTAACCTCCTGTATGCTGTGTGGGAGAAGATTAAACACATCGCTCCGTACA CTCCAGTCACCCTGGACCCCAGAACAGCTGGCCAGTCTCTCAGAGTATCTCCTGAGCTTAACAGAGTCCAGATCACCTCTGGGCCTTTGCTGGAATCAGAAAAGGATATCGATGAGATTTTCCCTGTCCCAGCTAACCCTGAACGATTCCATCATACCTCCTGCATCCTGACTAAAGAGGGCTTTACAACAGGAGAACACAGTTGGGACATTGAG GTTGGCAACATTAACAACTGGACACTTGGTGTGGCTGCTCAATCAGTGCCCAGAAGGGGAGAGTTTGAAGTATGTCCAGAGGCAGGACTCTGGTGTATCAGCCTACAAGATGGAGAGTACCGAGCTCTCACAAGTCCCACTAAAATCCTCAACTTTGACAACTCACACCACCTCAGCAAGGTCCATGTGAGGCTGGACTGTGATGGAGGGATGCTGGAATTCAGAAATGCTGATACTGGTGTACTTATTTTTACCTTCACACATTGCTTTGCTGAAATAGTGTACCCATACTTTGAGAGTATATATGTGGGGGGTAGTCTTGCCGTGTTGGCACAAGAAGTGAACATCAGCTTGGGGTCAGATTATAACTCACTGGAAGGTACTGCTATCATTTTGGAGGACCAGGAAATGAAAAGCCAATCTCCATCAGAGAACAATATTGTCACTGACTCAAACAGCACCATCAAAATAGACGTTGGGCATTTGATCGAAGACAAGGAGGCAAAAGCAATTTGTCCGATTAGAGAGAATACAACAAAACCTAGTGAAAAGGTAAATAGATTAAACAATACAACTGCTATCAGAAAACACATCAGAAAAACCAGATATAACGTGACCTACCACGTTTCACTGAACAGAGCCCTGAACAACATCAACAATGAATGTGCCACAATGAACATGGCAACCATAAATAAAGCTTGA